A DNA window from Pirellulales bacterium contains the following coding sequences:
- a CDS encoding CpaF family protein has protein sequence MVPRDRELEFEKLKQRIHSKLVDKLDLSHVGDLEGDVLRREIRLVVEHLCDTEDTFLNRNERDKLIDEVLDETFGLGPLELLLKDPSISEIMINGPKRVYVENGGRLERSAVQFRDDKHLMQIIDRIVSKVGRRVDEVCPMVDARLPDGSRVNAIIPPLALDGPSVTIRRFGSNPLKLEDLLKFKSMTPEMVMLLEGAMKAKLNIIISGGTGSGKTTLLNTLSSFISNSDRIVTIEDAAELQLQQDHIVRLETRPPNIEGKGKISATDLVRNSLRMRPDRIIIGECRGPETLDMLQAMNTGHEGSLTTCHANTPRDAIARLETMIMMAGFDMPARAMRTQIASAVDLIVQVNRLSGGPRKVTAITEILGMEQDTIVMQDIFKYIQEGVDENGRARGHFMSTGIRPTFMPRLESHGVRLPSSAFRERIMLQD, from the coding sequence ATGGTTCCGCGCGACCGCGAACTTGAGTTCGAGAAGCTCAAGCAGCGGATCCACTCGAAGTTGGTCGACAAGCTCGACCTGTCGCACGTCGGCGACCTGGAAGGAGACGTGCTGCGGCGCGAGATTCGGCTGGTCGTCGAGCACCTGTGCGACACCGAGGACACGTTCCTCAATCGCAACGAGCGCGACAAGCTGATCGACGAGGTGCTCGACGAGACGTTCGGCCTGGGCCCGTTGGAGCTGCTGCTCAAGGACCCGTCGATCAGCGAAATCATGATCAACGGCCCCAAGCGGGTCTACGTCGAAAACGGCGGTCGGCTCGAACGCTCGGCCGTGCAGTTTCGCGACGACAAGCATCTGATGCAGATCATCGATCGGATCGTCTCGAAAGTGGGCCGCCGCGTCGACGAAGTCTGCCCGATGGTCGACGCGCGACTTCCTGACGGCTCCCGCGTGAACGCGATCATCCCCCCCTTGGCCCTCGACGGACCCAGCGTCACGATTCGGCGATTCGGCTCGAACCCGCTCAAGTTGGAGGATCTGCTCAAGTTCAAGAGCATGACCCCCGAGATGGTCATGCTGCTGGAAGGGGCGATGAAAGCCAAGCTGAACATCATCATCTCGGGAGGCACCGGCTCCGGCAAGACGACGCTGCTCAACACGCTTTCCAGTTTTATTTCGAACAGCGACCGCATCGTGACGATCGAGGACGCGGCTGAACTGCAATTGCAACAAGATCACATCGTGCGGCTGGAAACTCGCCCGCCGAACATCGAGGGCAAAGGGAAGATCTCGGCGACCGACCTCGTGCGGAACTCGCTCCGGATGCGCCCCGACCGGATTATCATCGGCGAATGTCGCGGGCCCGAGACGCTCGACATGTTGCAGGCGATGAACACGGGTCACGAAGGCTCGCTGACCACCTGCCACGCGAACACGCCCCGTGACGCCATCGCGCGATTGGAAACGATGATCATGATGGCCGGGTTCGACATGCCGGCGCGCGCGATGCGAACCCAAATCGCCAGCGCCGTCGACCTGATCGTCCAGGTGAATCGGCTGTCGGGCGGACCCCGCAAAGTGACGGCGATCACCGAAATCTTGGGGATGGAACAAGACACGATCGTCATGCAAGACATCTTCAAGTACATCCAGGAAGGGGTCGACGAAAACGGCCGCGCCCGCGGGCACTTTATGTCGACCGGCATCCGACCGACCTTCATGCCGCGCTTGGAGTCGCACGGCGTGCGGCTGCCGTCCAGCGCGTTCCGCGAACGAATCATGCTGCAGGACTGA
- a CDS encoding type II secretion system F family protein, which yields MSPTLIVIGAVFIGVVLLVVAVASLLRDKSVSQMEGRLNVLTGKGSNDPAGLSELSRLVAAQRNEGKTPLEIMLARWFNLSRLFDQADVTMSVGAFMGACVGLGVGSAALCSIAGLNLALAPIVGCAFSMLPFAWLSFRRKRRLKKFAAQLPEALELVARALRAGHSLAAGFKLVSSEMSDPIGAEFGRVFEEQNLGIPFEEALESLTERVPNLDLKFFATAVILQRQTGGDLAEILDKIGSLIRERFKIWGQVQALTGEGRLSGIVLLALPPALFVAVYRMNPDYMMTLFTDDLGKKMLIGGVLMQLLGALVIRKIVNIRV from the coding sequence ATGTCTCCGACCTTGATTGTCATCGGCGCCGTGTTCATCGGCGTGGTGCTGTTGGTGGTGGCCGTCGCCAGCCTGCTGCGCGACAAGAGCGTCTCGCAGATGGAAGGGCGGCTCAACGTCCTCACCGGCAAGGGGAGCAACGACCCGGCCGGACTTTCGGAGCTGTCTCGACTGGTCGCCGCCCAGCGGAACGAGGGAAAGACTCCGCTGGAAATCATGCTGGCGCGGTGGTTCAATCTGTCGCGATTGTTCGATCAGGCCGACGTCACGATGTCGGTCGGCGCGTTCATGGGGGCGTGCGTCGGATTGGGGGTCGGCTCTGCGGCGTTGTGTTCGATCGCGGGGTTGAATCTGGCGCTGGCGCCGATCGTCGGCTGTGCGTTCTCCATGCTGCCGTTCGCGTGGCTGAGCTTCCGCCGCAAACGGCGGCTCAAGAAATTCGCCGCTCAGCTTCCCGAGGCTCTGGAGTTGGTCGCCCGGGCGTTGCGCGCCGGGCACAGCTTGGCGGCGGGGTTCAAGCTCGTCTCCAGCGAGATGTCGGATCCCATCGGCGCCGAGTTCGGCCGCGTGTTCGAGGAGCAGAACCTCGGCATCCCGTTCGAGGAGGCGCTCGAAAGCCTCACCGAGCGGGTTCCCAATCTCGATCTCAAGTTCTTCGCCACCGCCGTCATTCTGCAGCGGCAGACGGGCGGCGACTTGGCCGAAATCCTCGACAAGATCGGCAGCCTGATTCGCGAACGGTTCAAGATTTGGGGGCAAGTCCAGGCTCTGACCGGCGAAGGCCGCTTGTCGGGCATCGTTCTGTTGGCTTTGCCGCCGGCGCTGTTCGTGGCCGTGTACCGCATGAACCCCGACTACATGATGACCCTGTTCACCGACGATCTGGGCAAGAAGATGCTCATCGGCGGCGTGCTCATGCAGTTGCTGGGGGCGCTTGTGATTCGCAAAATCGTCAACATCCGAGTCTGA
- a CDS encoding type II secretion system F family protein, with amino-acid sequence MHALIAGILSPTMMTQIAIFGAVAAAAWWLLDLLQNGRPRAEQRLEEFREPNGRKSDLLRDGRGKSGRGGAFTRALKKASPALSAPLQPKNDSEVNKTREKLNMAGFRGENAPQLFWSLKTIGLAVGFFLGGGTVLAIRGADTDTLTYAGVIGGLMFYAPELAVMFIKRSRQDNIFYGLPDALDLMVVCVEAGLGLDQAMRKVSEEMKKSYGVIAEEFALCNLQLQMGRARNEVLHDLGGRTGVDDLKALAAILIQADKFGSSVAQALRVQSDSMRTRRRQLAEEKAAKTAVKLIFPLVIFIFPAIFVVLVGPAAITMINELFPSMNKGS; translated from the coding sequence ATGCACGCATTGATCGCTGGAATCTTGTCGCCGACGATGATGACGCAGATTGCGATCTTCGGCGCCGTGGCCGCGGCGGCGTGGTGGCTGCTGGACCTGCTGCAGAACGGCCGACCGCGCGCCGAGCAGCGACTCGAAGAGTTCCGCGAGCCGAACGGTCGCAAGTCGGACCTGTTGCGCGACGGCCGCGGCAAGTCGGGCCGCGGCGGGGCGTTCACCCGCGCGCTGAAGAAGGCCTCCCCCGCGCTTTCGGCGCCGCTGCAGCCTAAGAACGACTCCGAGGTCAACAAGACTCGCGAAAAGCTCAACATGGCCGGTTTCCGCGGCGAGAACGCACCGCAGTTGTTCTGGTCGCTCAAAACGATCGGGCTGGCGGTCGGCTTCTTCCTGGGCGGCGGTACGGTGCTCGCGATCCGGGGCGCCGACACCGACACGCTCACCTACGCCGGGGTCATCGGCGGGCTGATGTTCTACGCCCCGGAACTCGCCGTGATGTTCATCAAGCGAAGCCGGCAGGACAACATCTTCTACGGACTTCCCGACGCGCTCGACCTGATGGTCGTCTGCGTCGAGGCGGGCCTGGGGCTCGACCAGGCCATGCGCAAAGTCTCCGAGGAAATGAAGAAGTCCTACGGCGTCATCGCCGAGGAGTTCGCGTTGTGCAACTTGCAGTTGCAAATGGGACGGGCCCGCAACGAGGTGCTCCACGACCTCGGCGGACGGACCGGGGTCGACGACCTCAAGGCCCTGGCGGCGATTCTGATTCAGGCCGACAAGTTCGGCTCGAGCGTCGCCCAGGCCCTGCGGGTGCAGAGCGATTCGATGCGGACTCGCCGTCGGCAGCTCGCCGAGGAAAAGGCCGCCAAGACGGCGGTCAAGCTGATCTTCCCGCTGGTGATCTTCATCTTCCCGGCAATCTTCGTCGTGCTGGTCGGACCGGCGGCGATCACGATGATCAACGAGCTGTTCCCGTCGATGAACAAGGGGAGCTGA
- a CDS encoding PH domain-containing protein, translated as MGQAIPGVAPDTEREVTIMTVWPSLGATAYGRWWGRLLQNKFGISVFGIPITLGRIMALASIPFILPVYFHMLVPRLPGVVFGFPNPACRRYRLTNRRVIVEQPFGGGEQQSVSLDRFDSVTVEVLPGQEWYPAGDLVFRNGVIETFRLTGVPHPKAFCETCVKAHKGFVGVQQARAAGYA; from the coding sequence ATGGGCCAAGCCATCCCCGGGGTCGCCCCCGACACCGAACGCGAAGTCACGATCATGACCGTTTGGCCCTCGCTGGGGGCGACGGCTTACGGGCGTTGGTGGGGCCGGTTGCTGCAGAATAAGTTCGGCATCTCGGTCTTTGGGATCCCGATCACGTTGGGCCGAATCATGGCCTTGGCGTCGATCCCGTTCATCCTGCCGGTGTACTTTCACATGCTCGTGCCGCGCCTGCCGGGCGTCGTGTTCGGGTTCCCCAACCCCGCCTGTCGCCGCTACCGGCTCACCAACCGTCGGGTGATCGTCGAGCAGCCGTTCGGCGGCGGCGAGCAGCAGAGCGTCTCGCTCGATCGGTTCGACTCGGTCACGGTCGAGGTGCTCCCCGGCCAGGAGTGGTACCCGGCGGGGGATTTGGTTTTTCGCAACGGCGTGATCGAAACATTCCGCTTGACCGGCGTCCCGCACCCCAAGGCGTTCTGCGAAACGTGCGTCAAAGCCCATAAGGGCTTCGTAGGGGTCCAGCAGGCCCGCGCTGCAGGCTACGCCTGA
- a CDS encoding thioredoxin family protein encodes MHSWLVRLAGGLAVVVVTASALPAADETPPAAEDRQEAAADEASPQPQPQAESRPLVAESESTTNETSATGIERRPLRHGVFRWTSYPAAWTAAQKTNRPILLYVTSPGCPHCVKMVSETFQAPHISPLVSESFETVYVDRAVQPELVAKLKVRWFPTTIVVGANNKVIDVLEGYVDPLAFTTRIKTGLAASTTSTQTR; translated from the coding sequence ATGCACTCTTGGCTCGTTCGCTTGGCAGGGGGTCTGGCCGTCGTCGTCGTCACCGCATCCGCCCTCCCAGCCGCGGACGAAACGCCCCCGGCCGCCGAGGACCGCCAAGAGGCCGCCGCCGACGAGGCCTCTCCGCAACCCCAGCCGCAGGCGGAGTCGCGCCCCCTCGTCGCGGAGTCGGAGTCCACGACCAACGAGACCTCCGCGACCGGCATCGAGCGGCGACCGCTGCGACACGGCGTATTTCGCTGGACGAGCTACCCCGCCGCCTGGACCGCGGCCCAGAAGACGAATCGGCCGATCCTGCTCTACGTCACCTCGCCCGGATGCCCGCACTGCGTGAAGATGGTTTCCGAGACGTTCCAGGCCCCCCACATCTCGCCGCTTGTCTCCGAATCGTTCGAGACGGTCTACGTCGATCGGGCCGTGCAGCCCGAGTTGGTCGCCAAACTGAAGGTCCGCTGGTTCCCGACGACGATCGTCGTCGGCGCCAACAACAAGGTGATCGACGTCCTCGAGGGGTACGTCGACCCGCTTGCCTTCACGACCCGCATCAAGACGGGGCTGGCCGCATCGACCACGTCCACCCAAACGAGGTAG
- the queA gene encoding tRNA preQ1(34) S-adenosylmethionine ribosyltransferase-isomerase QueA — MGPWIDYHLPADLIAQEPLPNRVDARLMVLDRGAQTIEHAHVRDLPGLLQRGDQMVLNDTRVIPAQLHGRRLETGGRWQGLFLRAAPDGTWIVVCKTRGALHPPEAIQLVDREGRDAVKLWLLEKLPDGQWLAKPEQEFDSLELLARIGRVPLPPYIRGGRMVDADVERYQTVFARHSGAVAAPTAGLHLTKPLLESIAGRGIGVSAITLHVGLGTFRPISVEDPANHPIHAEWAEVTSPAVAEIQAAKTRGGRVIAVGTTVARTLESVAADEAASGSSSLLRPWSGETSLFIQPPYQFRVLDGLLTNFHFPRTTLLLLVQAFAGSELLRQAYQTAVEERYRFYSYGDAMLIV, encoded by the coding sequence ATGGGACCTTGGATTGATTACCACCTGCCGGCGGATTTGATCGCCCAGGAGCCGCTCCCCAATCGGGTCGATGCGCGGCTGATGGTGCTCGACCGAGGCGCGCAGACGATCGAGCACGCCCACGTGCGGGATCTGCCGGGGCTGCTGCAGCGGGGGGACCAAATGGTCCTGAATGACACCCGCGTCATTCCGGCGCAATTGCACGGACGGCGGCTTGAGACGGGCGGGCGATGGCAAGGACTGTTCCTCCGCGCCGCACCAGACGGAACGTGGATCGTCGTCTGCAAGACGCGCGGCGCGCTTCACCCGCCGGAAGCAATCCAACTCGTCGACCGCGAAGGTCGCGACGCGGTGAAACTGTGGCTGCTCGAGAAACTGCCTGACGGCCAATGGCTCGCCAAACCCGAGCAGGAGTTCGACTCGCTGGAACTGCTCGCGAGAATAGGTCGCGTCCCGCTCCCCCCCTACATTCGGGGCGGGCGGATGGTGGACGCCGACGTCGAGCGGTACCAAACGGTCTTTGCCAGGCATTCCGGAGCGGTTGCCGCGCCGACCGCCGGACTCCACCTGACCAAGCCGCTGTTGGAGTCGATCGCGGGCCGGGGCATCGGCGTGTCGGCGATTACGCTCCACGTGGGGCTGGGGACGTTTCGTCCGATCTCGGTCGAGGACCCGGCGAATCATCCGATCCACGCCGAATGGGCGGAGGTGACCTCCCCCGCGGTCGCTGAAATTCAGGCGGCCAAAACGCGCGGCGGTCGAGTCATCGCCGTCGGCACCACGGTGGCCCGGACGCTCGAATCGGTGGCGGCCGACGAGGCGGCTAGCGGCTCGTCGAGCTTGCTTCGTCCGTGGTCGGGCGAGACCTCGCTGTTCATTCAGCCCCCTTACCAGTTCCGCGTACTCGACGGACTGCTCACCAACTTTCACTTCCCGCGAACGACGCTGCTGCTCTTGGTGCAGGCCTTCGCCGGTTCGGAGTTGCTGCGCCAGGCCTATCAAACGGCAGTCGAGGAACGGTATCGCTTCTACAGCTACGGCGACGCGATGCTGATCGTCTGA
- the mraZ gene encoding division/cell wall cluster transcriptional repressor MraZ: MTLLTGHYRRSLDDKSRLAIPKPLRVQLADAPLFASPGLDACLALYPEDEFARVADRLAANSPAARATRDYSRLFFSQAERLTLDGQGRIRLPATLAERARLGSEIVLVGVRDHLEVWNSESWDAFVSQRDVCYDELAERAFEGPSAGESQAQSIPTAEDLQPLHGGQDDRSPARPR, from the coding sequence ATGACGCTTCTCACCGGACACTATCGCCGCTCGCTCGACGACAAGTCGCGATTGGCGATTCCTAAGCCGCTGCGGGTCCAGCTGGCCGACGCGCCGCTGTTTGCGAGCCCCGGGCTCGACGCCTGCCTGGCCCTCTACCCCGAGGACGAGTTCGCCCGGGTGGCCGACCGCCTTGCCGCGAATTCGCCGGCCGCCCGCGCGACCCGGGACTACAGCCGGTTGTTCTTCTCCCAAGCCGAACGTCTGACGCTCGACGGCCAAGGCCGCATCCGCCTGCCCGCGACTCTGGCGGAGCGGGCTCGGCTTGGCAGCGAGATCGTCCTGGTGGGAGTTCGCGACCACCTGGAGGTTTGGAACTCCGAGTCCTGGGATGCGTTCGTCTCTCAGCGTGACGTCTGCTACGACGAACTCGCGGAGCGGGCGTTTGAGGGCCCCTCCGCGGGCGAATCCCAGGCACAGTCGATACCCACGGCGGAAGACCTGCAGCCCCTTCACGGCGGGCAGGACGATCGGTCCCCGGCGCGACCTCGCTGA
- the rsmH gene encoding 16S rRNA (cytosine(1402)-N(4))-methyltransferase RsmH — MPAASIHVPVLLEEVVEWLRPAPGMTIVDGTLGGGGHARVLAERVGQEGRILAFDLDPAAIARAEETLAGLPLLVANRSYCELPETLAEAGLDAVDGIVLDLGLSSDQLADDERGFSYFSEGELDLRFDPDRGEPAWRLLERLSEESLADLIFQYGEERCSRRIARQIVERRRARQPVRTATELAELVRRCVPRGRGHQIDPATRSFQALRIAVNGELDAVEQALAKLPDCLRSGGRLAIISFHSLEDRLVKNAFRNDSRLNVLTRRPVVAGDDEVARNPRARSAKLRVAERVAQSS; from the coding sequence ATGCCCGCCGCGTCGATTCACGTCCCTGTGCTGCTTGAGGAGGTCGTCGAGTGGCTGCGCCCCGCGCCGGGCATGACGATTGTCGATGGTACGTTGGGGGGCGGGGGGCATGCTCGCGTGTTGGCCGAACGGGTCGGACAGGAGGGACGGATCTTGGCGTTCGACCTCGATCCGGCGGCGATCGCCCGGGCCGAGGAGACGCTCGCGGGTCTGCCGCTGTTGGTCGCCAACCGGTCGTACTGCGAACTCCCCGAGACCCTCGCCGAGGCGGGCCTCGATGCGGTCGACGGAATCGTGCTCGATCTCGGGCTGTCGAGCGATCAACTCGCCGACGACGAGCGAGGGTTCAGTTACTTCAGTGAAGGAGAACTCGACCTGCGGTTCGACCCCGACCGGGGCGAACCGGCGTGGCGATTGCTCGAGCGGCTCAGCGAAGAATCGCTCGCGGACCTCATCTTCCAGTACGGCGAAGAGCGGTGCAGCCGCCGCATCGCCCGGCAGATTGTCGAGCGGCGTCGGGCGCGACAGCCGGTCCGCACCGCGACCGAGTTGGCCGAGTTGGTGCGGCGCTGCGTCCCCCGGGGCCGCGGTCACCAGATCGACCCCGCGACGCGCTCGTTCCAAGCCCTGCGGATCGCGGTCAACGGCGAACTCGACGCCGTCGAGCAGGCCTTGGCCAAGCTCCCCGACTGCTTGCGGTCGGGGGGGCGACTGGCGATCATCAGTTTTCACTCATTGGAAGATCGGTTGGTCAAGAACGCGTTTCGCAACGACTCGCGTTTGAACGTTCTGACGCGGCGTCCCGTCGTCGCCGGCGACGACGAGGTGGCGCGCAATCCCCGCGCACGGAGCGCGAAACTGCGCGTCGCCGAGCGCGTCGCGCAATCGTCGTAA
- a CDS encoding tetratricopeptide repeat protein, whose translation MRKHWMATCVVAALAADFVVPGVARAYEPVPAGMAGYAPVQQPSWTDRVESTLQAPFRSVAAAWKGERPPRPDSISLERGIGPATPQLFTSMAAMHERNGDLQQARLMYQRALELDPRHTDAMIGAARLEDRCGQLDAALAWYQRAAATNPQDATIANDFGLCLARSGQVRESLAPLAQAIRLDPQKPLYRNNIAKVLMALDRPAEAADQLAAVHSPAAVNYNMAVLLLDADRVAEAARCLQLATTLDPQLTAASDLLALLQEPSGDPSLAGTASADGVARTAQRSPIAQPAAEESPISQPWPAANAAAALAAAVDEKVLPTPSENPPATYPSNSAPMLLPPID comes from the coding sequence GTGCGAAAACATTGGATGGCGACATGCGTGGTTGCCGCCTTGGCGGCGGACTTCGTCGTCCCCGGCGTCGCCCGGGCGTACGAGCCCGTGCCCGCGGGGATGGCCGGCTACGCCCCGGTCCAGCAGCCGTCGTGGACCGATCGAGTCGAATCGACTCTGCAAGCCCCGTTCCGCAGCGTCGCCGCCGCCTGGAAGGGCGAACGTCCTCCGCGGCCTGACTCGATCTCGCTCGAACGAGGAATCGGCCCCGCCACGCCGCAACTGTTCACCTCGATGGCCGCGATGCACGAGCGCAACGGCGATCTGCAGCAAGCGCGGTTGATGTATCAGCGGGCGTTGGAGCTCGATCCTCGCCACACCGACGCAATGATCGGGGCCGCTCGGTTGGAAGATCGGTGCGGGCAACTCGATGCAGCGCTCGCCTGGTATCAGCGCGCGGCCGCGACCAACCCGCAGGACGCGACGATCGCCAACGATTTCGGCTTGTGCCTGGCGCGCAGCGGGCAGGTGCGGGAGTCGCTCGCCCCGCTGGCTCAGGCGATTCGCCTCGATCCTCAGAAGCCGCTCTACCGCAACAACATCGCCAAGGTGCTGATGGCGCTTGACCGCCCGGCCGAGGCAGCCGACCAGTTGGCCGCGGTCCACAGTCCGGCGGCTGTCAACTACAACATGGCGGTGCTGCTGCTCGACGCCGATCGCGTAGCCGAAGCGGCCCGCTGCCTGCAACTGGCGACCACGCTCGACCCGCAGTTGACCGCAGCCAGCGACTTGCTCGCCTTGCTGCAGGAACCGAGCGGCGACCCGTCGCTGGCCGGGACGGCGTCTGCCGACGGCGTCGCCCGCACGGCCCAGCGCTCGCCGATCGCTCAGCCGGCGGCCGAGGAGTCGCCGATCTCGCAACCCTGGCCCGCGGCGAACGCCGCGGCAGCACTGGCAGCAGCGGTCGACGAAAAGGTCCTTCCCACTCCGAGCGAAAATCCGCCGGCGACGTACCCAAGCAATTCGGCGCCGATGCTGCTGCCGCCGATCGACTGA